The genomic segment CGACGGTGGCGAACACCGGGGTGTGCGTGCGGGGATCGACACGCGCGAACGCGCGGGGGATCAGCCCGTCGCGGCCGATCGCATAGAGGATGCGCGTCTGGCCGAACAGCGTGACCAGCGTGACGGAGAAGATGGAGATGACCGCACCCGCCGCCAGCACGGTCGCGGGCCACTGCGCGCCGAGCACATCGCTGAGGATCACCGAGAGACCTGCGCTCTGCTGGTCGGGGTCCTCGAACCGCGTCCACGGCTGCGCGCCCACCGCGGCGACCGCGACGAACAGGTAGACGGCGACGACCGTGCCCAGCGCGATGAGGATGGCGCGCGGCAGCGAGCGCTGGGGATCGCGCACCTCGTCGCCCGCCGTCGACACGGCGTCCAGGCCGATGAAGGTGAAGAAGATAGTGCCCGCGGCCGCGGTGACGCCGGCCGCACCGTAGGGTGCGAAGTCCGCGAAGTTGTCGGCCTGGAACGCGGTGATCGCGATCGCCCCGAACATCACGAGCACCGCGAGCTTGATGACGACCATCACCACATTGACGATCGCCGACTCGCGCGTGCCGCGGATGAGCAGCAGCGCACACAGTCCCACCAGGACGACGGCCGGCAGGTTGATGACCCCGCCTTCGAGCGGGCCGACCGTGAGGGCGGCCGGGATGTCCCATCCGAGCAGGTCGCCGACGAGCCGGTCGAGGTAGCCGCTCCAGCCCGAGGCGACGGCGGCGGTCGACACGCCGTACTCCAGCATCAGGCATGCGGCCACGCCCATCGCCACGATCTCGCCGAGCGTGGCGTAGGCGTACGAGTAGGTGGAGCCCGACACCGGCACGGCGGACGCCATCTCGGCGTAGCAGACGGCCGAGAGCCCCGCGGCGACAGCCGCCACGACGAAGGCGAGCATGACCGCGGGTCCCGCGAGCGGCACGGCTTCGTGCATGACGAAGAACACGCCCGTGCCGACGGTCGACCCGACGCCGAGCATCGCGAGCTGGAAGGTGCCGATGCCGCGGGTAAGACCGCCGGGCGCAGCCGCCGGCGGGGCCACGGGCTTGCGACGGAACAGCTCCTGGGCCCGGCTCATCGATGTGTCCTCCTCCGACGCGACTGCAT from the Microbacterium atlanticum genome contains:
- a CDS encoding APC family permease, giving the protein MSRAQELFRRKPVAPPAAAPGGLTRGIGTFQLAMLGVGSTVGTGVFFVMHEAVPLAGPAVMLAFVVAAVAAGLSAVCYAEMASAVPVSGSTYSYAYATLGEIVAMGVAACLMLEYGVSTAAVASGWSGYLDRLVGDLLGWDIPAALTVGPLEGGVINLPAVVLVGLCALLLIRGTRESAIVNVVMVVIKLAVLVMFGAIAITAFQADNFADFAPYGAAGVTAAAGTIFFTFIGLDAVSTAGDEVRDPQRSLPRAILIALGTVVAVYLFVAVAAVGAQPWTRFEDPDQQSAGLSVILSDVLGAQWPATVLAAGAVISIFSVTLVTLFGQTRILYAIGRDGLIPRAFARVDPRTHTPVFATVVVAIAVAALAGFIPLSSLWDLVSMGTLVAFIVVSVGVIVLRRTRPDLPRAFRVPGYPVTPVLSILACVYLITGLGWSTYAWFGVWVAVVLAFYLLWGRRHSLLARGDVVTDAATGAPGGDRRADADHRDS